A portion of the Collinsella aerofaciens genome contains these proteins:
- the coaE gene encoding dephospho-CoA kinase (Dephospho-CoA kinase (CoaE) performs the final step in coenzyme A biosynthesis.), protein MFTVFVLGNIASGKSTACRYLESHGAMLIDLDELAKSLYVPGSDIVNALAEEFGWDILDEEGGVRRNILASRAFVSPDAVARLNSIVHPVLIEQLSLRILDPVCCTVSSPRYPFAVVEVSAPTGFEDAFGLADEILVISAPLSVRRERAIHRGMEPSDFDARSACQPDESALCNLATTVIDNAACDNSLFEQLDSWLAFHGFIDTANKEDADA, encoded by the coding sequence ATGTTTACCGTTTTTGTCTTGGGCAATATTGCTTCGGGTAAGTCGACTGCCTGCCGCTATCTCGAATCTCATGGCGCCATGCTTATCGATCTGGACGAGCTTGCCAAATCGCTGTATGTGCCAGGCTCCGATATCGTCAATGCCCTCGCGGAAGAATTTGGCTGGGATATTTTGGACGAGGAGGGCGGCGTTCGCCGTAACATCCTCGCTTCTCGAGCTTTTGTTTCTCCTGATGCGGTCGCGAGGCTCAATAGCATTGTGCACCCCGTTCTCATTGAGCAGCTGTCACTGAGGATTCTTGATCCGGTTTGCTGCACGGTTTCGTCCCCCCGTTATCCCTTTGCGGTTGTCGAGGTTTCTGCCCCGACTGGTTTTGAGGATGCATTTGGTTTGGCTGATGAAATTCTGGTCATCAGCGCCCCTTTGTCAGTTCGTCGCGAGCGCGCTATTCATCGTGGTATGGAGCCATCTGATTTCGATGCCCGTTCTGCTTGCCAGCCCGATGAGTCTGCGCTGTGCAATCTCGCTACAACGGTGATTGATAATGCCGCATGCGATAATTCGCTCTTTGAGCAGCTTGACTCTTGGCTTGCATTCCATGGGTTTATAGACACCGCGAATAAGGAGGATGCCGATGCCTAA
- a CDS encoding lytic transglycosylase domain-containing protein — MPKTRFFAWYRLIPLAAVFAFGLISFVYSCAPAAFFKPLYPIDYEAYVKQSSISHNLDPYLVCAVIKSESNWDPKAESNQGAQGLMQLMPVTAQDMIAKGLVDGSEYSADNLNDPATNIEFGCAYLSYLLTYFNGSTDSAIAAYNAGMGNVDGWAQQNTSLHNAITFPETQAYLIRVNNAWVRYKTLYPDRFV; from the coding sequence ATGCCTAAGACACGTTTCTTTGCGTGGTATCGCCTTATACCGCTGGCTGCCGTTTTTGCCTTCGGCCTTATCTCATTCGTTTACTCGTGTGCTCCTGCCGCTTTCTTTAAGCCGCTGTATCCGATTGACTACGAGGCATATGTAAAGCAATCCAGTATTTCGCATAATCTGGATCCGTATCTGGTGTGCGCTGTTATTAAGTCGGAATCGAATTGGGATCCCAAGGCCGAATCGAATCAGGGTGCTCAGGGATTGATGCAGCTGATGCCCGTGACTGCCCAGGATATGATTGCCAAAGGTCTTGTCGATGGTAGCGAGTATTCAGCCGACAACCTTAACGATCCCGCTACGAACATCGAGTTTGGCTGCGCATACCTCTCGTATCTTCTGACCTATTTCAACGGGTCGACTGACAGTGCCATTGCCGCCTATAACGCCGGTATGGGCAATGTCGACGGATGGGCGCAGCAGAACACGTCACTTCATAATGCGATTACCTTCCCTGAAACTCAGGCTTATCTGATTCGTGTCAATAATGCCTGGGTTCGCTATAAGACCCTCTATCCCGATCGGTTCGTATAG
- the uvrB gene encoding excinuclease ABC subunit UvrB — protein MAEFEVERVGGELKRFGVEGSEVAFKVVSPYEPAGSQPKAIESLVQGVRDGDRYQVLLGVTGSGKTFTMAKTIEALGKPTLVMAPNKTLAAQLASELKEFFPNNAVVYFVSYYDYYQPEAYVPQSDTYIEKDSSINEEVEMLRHQATASLLSRRDVIVVASVSCIYGIGSPEDYAGLAPNVDKKVPLERDDFIHALIDIQYDRNDYDLARGTFRVRGDVVDVYPPYAEHPLRFEFFGDEVELIAEIDEVTGEMLREYEAIPVWPASHYVTEKPKVKAALKSISEECEKRVAELKATDKLLEAQRLQQRTDYDLEMLETMGFCNGIENYSRHLDGRKPGEPPFTLIDYFPKDMLCIIDESHVTVPQIRGMHEGDRSRKVTLVEHGFRLPSALDNRPLRFDEFEARIPQFIYVSATPGDYELRVSQNDVEQIIRPTGLLDPKIDVRPVRGQIDDLEDEIRERVARKERVLVTTLTKRMAEDLTDHLLDAGIKVNYMHSDTATMDRVEILRTLREGKIDVLVGINLLREGLDLPEVSLVAILDADKEGFLRNRRSLIQTIGRAARNADGEVIMYADVVTDSMKEAIEETQRRREIQMAYNEEHGIVPKTVRKAINDISSFIAEAEKTVGSKGRSKGDSLGHGAFYTPDESGEGGVPETVASEQTLAGQLEELPHDELVRIVETMEEDMRNASAAMDFEEAARLRDAVVQIRAMLEGASEDETIERLRSQARKGSMFASGRKRQGARFKK, from the coding sequence ATGGCGGAATTTGAAGTTGAGCGTGTTGGAGGAGAGCTCAAACGTTTTGGCGTTGAGGGCTCTGAGGTGGCATTTAAGGTTGTATCTCCTTATGAGCCTGCAGGTTCTCAGCCTAAGGCCATTGAGTCGCTTGTGCAGGGTGTGAGGGACGGAGATCGCTATCAGGTTTTGCTGGGCGTGACTGGTTCGGGCAAGACCTTCACGATGGCTAAGACTATTGAGGCCCTGGGGAAGCCGACGCTGGTCATGGCTCCCAATAAAACGCTCGCCGCTCAGCTTGCGAGCGAGCTCAAAGAGTTCTTTCCCAACAACGCTGTGGTCTACTTTGTCTCGTACTACGACTACTATCAGCCCGAGGCGTATGTGCCGCAAAGCGATACATATATCGAGAAAGACTCCTCGATTAACGAAGAGGTCGAGATGCTGCGCCATCAGGCGACCGCGTCACTGCTCTCTCGACGCGATGTGATCGTTGTCGCATCGGTCTCGTGTATCTATGGCATTGGCTCTCCTGAGGACTATGCGGGTCTGGCTCCAAACGTCGACAAGAAGGTGCCGCTCGAGCGCGATGACTTTATCCATGCACTTATCGACATTCAATATGATCGCAATGACTATGACCTGGCACGCGGCACGTTCCGCGTGCGCGGCGATGTTGTCGACGTGTATCCGCCTTATGCCGAGCATCCGTTGCGGTTTGAGTTCTTTGGCGACGAGGTCGAGCTGATTGCCGAGATCGATGAGGTCACCGGAGAGATGCTTCGTGAGTACGAGGCCATCCCCGTATGGCCGGCATCGCACTACGTGACCGAGAAGCCGAAGGTCAAGGCGGCTCTGAAATCGATCAGCGAAGAGTGCGAGAAGCGCGTGGCGGAGCTCAAGGCGACCGACAAGTTGCTCGAGGCGCAGCGTCTGCAGCAGCGCACCGATTATGATCTTGAGATGCTCGAGACGATGGGCTTTTGCAACGGCATCGAGAACTACTCGCGTCATCTGGACGGTCGCAAGCCGGGTGAGCCGCCGTTTACCCTGATCGATTACTTTCCTAAGGACATGCTCTGTATCATCGACGAGAGCCATGTGACGGTGCCGCAGATCCGCGGCATGCATGAAGGCGACCGCTCGCGTAAGGTAACGCTGGTGGAACACGGTTTTCGCCTGCCCTCGGCACTCGATAATCGCCCGCTTCGTTTCGATGAGTTTGAGGCAAGGATACCCCAGTTTATCTATGTTTCGGCCACGCCGGGCGACTACGAGCTGCGGGTGAGCCAAAACGACGTGGAGCAGATTATTCGTCCGACCGGTCTGCTCGACCCCAAGATCGATGTGCGTCCGGTTCGTGGGCAGATTGACGATCTTGAGGACGAGATTCGCGAGCGCGTTGCCCGCAAGGAGCGCGTGCTGGTGACCACGCTCACCAAGCGCATGGCCGAGGACCTGACCGACCATCTGCTTGATGCCGGCATTAAGGTCAATTACATGCACTCCGATACAGCGACGATGGACCGTGTCGAGATCCTGCGAACGCTGCGCGAGGGCAAGATCGATGTTCTCGTTGGCATCAACCTGCTTCGCGAGGGCCTAGACCTTCCCGAGGTCTCACTGGTGGCAATTCTCGATGCCGATAAGGAAGGCTTCTTGCGCAACCGCCGTTCGCTGATTCAGACGATTGGCCGCGCGGCCCGTAACGCCGATGGCGAAGTCATCATGTATGCGGACGTTGTGACCGATTCGATGAAAGAGGCCATCGAGGAGACGCAGCGCCGTCGCGAGATTCAGATGGCATATAACGAAGAGCATGGCATTGTGCCAAAGACGGTGCGCAAGGCCATCAACGACATCTCAAGTTTTATTGCCGAGGCCGAAAAAACCGTGGGTTCCAAGGGGCGCTCGAAGGGCGACTCTCTTGGCCATGGCGCATTCTATACGCCCGATGAGTCGGGCGAGGGTGGCGTGCCGGAAACGGTGGCGTCCGAGCAGACACTTGCGGGGCAGTTGGAAGAACTGCCGCATGACGAGCTTGTGCGGATCGTCGAAACCATGGAAGAGGATATGCGTAACGCTTCTGCCGCCATGGACTTTGAGGAGGCGGCGCGCCTGCGCGATGCCGTCGTTCAGATTCGGGCGATGCTCGAGGGTGCGTCTGAGGACGAGACGATTGAGCGCTTACGTTCGCAGGCCCGCAAGGGTTCCATGTTCGCATCGGGCAGAAAACGCCAGGGTGCACGGTTTAAGAAATAG